The Vicia villosa cultivar HV-30 ecotype Madison, WI linkage group LG1, Vvil1.0, whole genome shotgun sequence genome includes a region encoding these proteins:
- the LOC131624141 gene encoding uncharacterized protein LOC131624141, which yields MACDYFNKIQEITIISTMISLIKHISVLQAFRSQRDIQVPKSRANNITWIRVQCPPQRNGIDCGYFILRFMKETLLLDQIEIPSTYFEEFKCAHYSKDQLDELMEEWCQFIMELRIL from the exons ATGGCATGTGATTATTTTAACAAGATTCAAGAAATCACAATTATATCAACTATGATTTCCTTGATTAAACATATAAG cgTTCTACAAGCTTTTCGATCACAAAGAGATATTCAAGTACCAAAGAGTAGAGCCAACAACATTACGTGGATCAGAGTGCAA TGTCCTCCTCAGCGTAATGGTATAGATTGCGGTTATTTCAtcttgaggtttatgaaagaaactcTTCTTTTGGATCAAATAGAGATTCCATCCACG tactttgaagAATTCAAGTGTGCTCATTACTCAAAAGATCAATTGGATGAACTTATGGAAGAATGGTGTCAATTCATTATGGAGTTGAGAATTTTATAA
- the LOC131597192 gene encoding uncharacterized protein LOC131597192 produces MARKTDIGRIENCWNNMRNQRKFSMMKVYNLLIEDDNRVDWYHMMAHNFARPRAKVILWLNTICDMCKEDDEDLDHLMFKCKGTFTIWQEILKWLDMKMDHNIDMAWIKRKSKGKGWPNALLKAATTEVLYGIWMYRNSMIFGNKRSYRDTQCVIRNIIDSIVYRGWMKSKYRNHIVNILM; encoded by the exons atggcaaggaaaactgaTATTGGAAGAATTGAGAATTGTTGGAACAACATGAGGAATCAGAGGAAATTTAGCATGATGAAGGTTTATAATCTCTTGATTGAGGATGATAATAGGGTTGATTGGTACCATATGATGGCTCATAATTTTGCAAGGCCTAGAGCAAAAGTGATCCTTTGGCTT AATACCATTTGTGATATGTGTAAAGAGGATGATGAAGATCTTGATCATCTAATGTTCAAGTGTAAGGGTACATTCACTATTTGGCAAGAGATTTTGAAGTGGCTGGATATGAAGATGGATCACAATATTGACATGGCTTGGATTAAAAGGAAATCTAAAGGGAAAGGTTGGCCAAATGCTCTATTAAAAGCTGCTACAACAGAAGTCCTTTATGGAATTTGGATGTATAGAAACTCTATGATTTTTGGTAATAAGAGGTCTTATAGAGATACTCAATGTGTCATTAGGAATATAATAGATTCTATAGTCTATAGAGGGTGGATGAAATCCAAGTATAGAAACCACATTGTTAATATTCTCATGTAA
- the LOC131624114 gene encoding uncharacterized protein LOC131624114, whose protein sequence is MACDYFNKIQEITIISTMISLIKHISVLQAFRSQRDIQVPKSRANNITWIRVQCPPQRNGIDCGYFILRFMKETLLLDRIEIPSTYFEEFKCAHYSKDQLDELMEEWCQFIMELRIL, encoded by the exons ATGGCATGTGATTATTTTAACAAGATTCAAGAAATCACAATTATATCAACTATGATTTCCTTGATTAAACATATAAG cgTTCTACAAGCTTTTCGATCACAAAGAGATATTCAAGTACCAAAGAGTAGAGCCAACAACATTACGTGGATCAGAGTGCAA TGTCCTCCTCAGCGTAATGGTATAGATTGCGGTTATTTCAtcttgaggtttatgaaagaaactcTTCTTTTGGATCGAATAGAGATTCCATCCACG tactttgaagAATTCAAGTGTGCTCATTACTCAAAAGATCAATTGGATGAACTTATGGAAGAATGGTGTCAATTCATTATGGAGTTGAGAATTTTATAA